A section of the Styela clava chromosome 9, kaStyClav1.hap1.2, whole genome shotgun sequence genome encodes:
- the LOC120338958 gene encoding glucose-6-phosphate 1-dehydrogenase-like, whose protein sequence is MSEELDTLGVLPEIDSEGNLMKRFKRALSMEIMLGQAHIFVVLGASGDLAKKKIFPTLWWLYKDDLLPPTIYIVGYARSKLTTNDLKAKCMPFMKVTDEEKETCDKFWGNVMYVQGSYTEVESFEKLQTSMSCLPGGNFSNRLFYLALPPTVFKDVTKNIHSVCMSTGGWNRVIVEKPFGRDFDSSAELSCHLSQLYKESQLYRIDHYLGKEMVQNLLVLRFGNRIFGPIWNRDNISSILFTFKEPFGTAGRGGYFDEFGIIRDVMQNHLLQVLCLVAMEKPASKNADDLRNEKVKVLRCIKPLEKKDIVLGQYEGDPNGKGDAKLGYLDDDTVPNNSITPTFAVSRFNICNERWDGVPFIMKCGKAMNERKAEVRIQFRPVPGDIFDDGQLKRNELVVRVQPNESVYIKMMTKTPGMKVEPVGTELDLTYSNRYKGVKMPDAYERLILDVFTGSQMNFVRSDELSEAWRIFTPLLHEIDDGRLKPIKYKYGVRGFKEADEFVQNSGYVYDANYRWIPPTSPAKSPK, encoded by the exons ATGTCAGAAGAGCTAGACACGTTAGGAGTTCTACCGGAGATTGATAGTGAAGGCAACCTGATGAAGCGGTTCAAGAGAGCCCTCTCCATGGAGATCATGCTTGGCCAAGCGCATATCTTCGTAGTTCTTGGAGCTTCG ggaGATTTGGCCAAGAAAAAGATCTTTCCGACCTTGTG GTGGTTGTATAAGGATGATCTACTTCCTCCAACCATATACATTGTTGGATATGCAAGATCCAAACTGACCACTAATGACCTGAAGGCAAAATGTATGCCTTTTATGAAG GTTACTGATGAAGAGAAGGAAACATGTGATAAATTTTGGGGCAATGTTATGTATGTACAG gGATCATACACTGAAGTTGAATCGTTTGAGAAGTTGCAAACTTCGATGTCTTGTCTACCTGGTGGAAATTTTTCAAATCGTCTTTTTTATCTTGCTCTACCTCCAACTGTGTTTAAAGATGTCACTAAGAATATCCACAGTGTCTGCATGAGTACTGG TGGATGGAACAGAGTGATCGTTGAAAAACCTTTCGGAAGAGATTTTGATTCTTCAGCAGAACTTTCATGTCATCTTTCCCAACTTTATAAAGAATCACAATTGTATAGAATTGATCATTATCTTGGGAAAGAGATGGTTCAGAATCTACTGGTTCTAAG GTTTggaaatcgaatttttggtcCAATCTGGAATCGAGACAATATTTCCAGCATCTTGTTCACTTTTAAAGAACCATTTGGTACGGCTGGAAGAGGAGGATATTTTGATGAGTTTGGTATTATCAG GGATGTTATGCAAAACCACTTGCTTCAAGTTCTTTGTCTTGTTGCCATGGAAAAACCTGCTTCAAAAAATGCAGATGATCTCAGGAATGAAAAG GTTAAGGTGCTGAGGTGTATCAAACCTTTGGAAAAAAAGGATATCGTGTTGGGGCAGTATGAAGGTGACCCCAATGGTAAAGGTGATGCCAAGTTGGGTTATCTTGATGATGACACAGTACCCAACAACTCCATCACCCCAACATTTGCAGTGTCTCGTTTTAATATATGCAATGAAAGATGGGACGGTGTTCCATTTATTATGAAATGTGGAAAAG CAATGAATGAACGAAAAGCTGAAGTTCGTATTCAATTTCGACCTGTACCTGGTGATATATTTGATGACGGTCAATTGAAACGCAATGAACTAGTTGTTCGGGTGCAACCAAACGAGTCtgtttatattaaaatgatGACAAAAACACCTGGAATGAAGGTGGAACCTGTTGGCACTGAATTGGATTTGACGTACAGTAATAGATATAAG GGAGTAAAAATGCCTGATGCCTATGAGAGATTAATTTTGGATGTTTTCACTGGATCACAAATGAATTTTGTTCGCAG TGATGAATTATCTGAAGCATGGAGAATCTTTACTCCATTACTCCATGAGATTGATGATGGGAGATTGAAACctatcaaatataaatatggagT GAGAGGTTTCAAAGAAGCAGATGAATTTGTACAGAACTCGGGATACGTATATGATGCAAACTATAGATGGATACCACCAACTTCACCAGCTAAATCACCGAAATAA